A window of Proteus columbae contains these coding sequences:
- the dcd gene encoding dCTP deaminase codes for MRLCDRDIIQWLDEGKLVIEPRPPVERINGATADVCLGNQFRVFQGHTAAYIDLSGPKAEVNAALERVMSDEIVLPEGEAFFLHPGELALAVTLESVTLPDNVVGWLDGRSSLARLGLMVHVTAHRIDPGWHGQIVLEFFNSGKLPLALRPGMVIGALSFEPMSGSADRPYNRRQDAKYKNQQGAVGSRISED; via the coding sequence ATGCGATTATGCGACCGTGATATTATTCAGTGGCTGGATGAAGGTAAATTAGTCATTGAACCCCGCCCGCCCGTCGAGCGAATTAACGGCGCAACAGCAGATGTTTGCTTAGGAAATCAATTTCGTGTTTTCCAAGGTCATACTGCTGCTTATATTGATTTGAGTGGCCCTAAGGCTGAAGTGAACGCTGCGCTAGAACGTGTAATGAGTGATGAAATTGTGTTACCTGAAGGTGAAGCATTTTTCTTACATCCGGGTGAATTAGCGTTAGCGGTGACACTTGAGTCAGTCACTTTGCCTGATAATGTTGTTGGATGGTTAGATGGACGCTCATCATTAGCCCGTTTAGGTTTAATGGTACATGTTACCGCTCATCGTATTGATCCCGGCTGGCATGGACAAATCGTATTAGAATTTTTTAATTCAGGTAAACTTCCTCTCGCATTAAGACCAGGTATGGTTATTGGTGCATTAAGCTTTGAACCTATGTCTGGTTCTGCTGATAGACCTTATAATCGTCGTCAAGATGCAAAATATAAAAATCAACAAGGTGCTGTTGGTAGTCGGATTAGTGAAGATTAA
- the udk gene encoding uridine kinase, translated as MADTAHQCTIVGIAGASASGKSLIASTLYRELRAQVGDHNIGVIPEDCYYRDQSDLTMEERYKVNYDHPNSMDHALLYQHLCELKAGKTIELPQYDYVAHTRKTESIPFQPKKVIIIEGILLLTDKRLREEMDFSIFVDTPLDICLMRRIKRDVNERGRSLDSVIEQYNKTVRPMFFQFIEPSKQYADIIVPRGGKNRVAIDILKAKIGQFCE; from the coding sequence ATGGCTGACACAGCACATCAGTGCACAATTGTAGGTATCGCTGGAGCTTCTGCTTCGGGTAAAAGTCTTATTGCAAGTACACTTTACCGCGAATTAAGAGCGCAAGTAGGTGATCATAATATCGGGGTGATACCAGAAGATTGTTATTATCGTGACCAAAGTGATTTAACGATGGAAGAACGATATAAGGTCAATTATGACCACCCAAATTCGATGGATCACGCACTTTTATATCAGCATTTGTGTGAACTAAAAGCAGGAAAAACCATCGAACTCCCTCAATACGACTACGTTGCTCACACTCGCAAAACAGAATCCATTCCTTTTCAACCTAAAAAAGTTATTATCATTGAAGGCATCTTGTTATTAACAGATAAACGCCTGCGTGAAGAGATGGATTTCTCTATCTTTGTTGATACGCCATTAGATATTTGCTTAATGCGTAGAATTAAACGTGATGTGAATGAACGTGGACGTAGCTTAGACTCAGTCATTGAACAATATAATAAAACCGTTCGTCCTATGTTCTTCCAGTTTATTGAACCTTCTAAACAATATGCCGATATTATTGTACCTAGAGGGGGTAAAAACCGCGTTGCGATTGATATTCTGAAAGCAAAAATTGGGCAGTTCTGCGAATAA
- the cdd gene encoding cytidine deaminase translates to MHTRFQAIWSDLSPQLQQALAPYLEQDEFPAMFTAEQVNAIKTQLQCNDDALALALLPVAAACAVAPISNFKVGAIARGESGNIYFGANMEFAGAPLQQTVHAEQSAVTHAWLRGESRLISVTVNYTPCGHCRQFMNELNSGTHIQIQLPGRKMATLGDYLPDSFGPKDLNITSLLMDKVNHGYKIDNPSELAQQALQAANRSHAPYSGSHSGIAVQMKNGKIFQGSYAENAAFNPSLPPLQAALILLNMAGECVMDIGSAVLIEKAETILTQWDATQATLTALGCRQMQRITL, encoded by the coding sequence ATGCATACTCGTTTTCAGGCAATTTGGTCAGATTTATCCCCTCAGTTACAACAAGCACTTGCTCCTTATCTTGAGCAGGATGAATTCCCTGCAATGTTTACGGCAGAACAGGTCAATGCCATAAAAACACAGTTACAATGTAATGATGATGCCTTAGCCCTAGCACTTTTACCAGTTGCCGCAGCTTGTGCTGTCGCGCCAATCTCTAATTTCAAAGTGGGTGCGATTGCTCGTGGCGAAAGTGGTAATATCTATTTCGGTGCCAATATGGAATTTGCTGGCGCACCGCTACAACAAACGGTTCATGCTGAACAAAGCGCCGTGACTCATGCATGGTTACGTGGTGAATCTCGCTTAATCTCAGTCACCGTTAACTATACACCTTGTGGTCATTGTCGCCAGTTTATGAACGAATTGAACAGTGGCACCCATATTCAAATTCAGTTGCCGGGTAGAAAAATGGCAACATTAGGCGATTATTTACCTGATAGCTTTGGCCCGAAAGATCTCAATATCACCTCTTTATTAATGGATAAAGTTAATCACGGTTACAAAATTGATAACCCTAGTGAATTAGCACAACAGGCACTACAAGCTGCCAATCGTAGCCATGCTCCTTATAGTGGATCGCACAGTGGTATTGCTGTTCAAATGAAAAATGGCAAAATTTTCCAAGGTAGCTACGCTGAAAATGCCGCATTTAACCCAAGTTTACCGCCATTACAAGCGGCATTAATTTTATTAAATATGGCAGGTGAGTGTGTGATGGATATTGGATCTGCAGTCTTAATTGAAAAAGCAGAGACAATTTTAACGCAATGGGATGCAACACAAGCAACATTAACTGCTTTAGGTTGCCGCCAAATGCAACGCATCACTTTGTAA
- a CDS encoding CidB/LrgB family autolysis modulator: MLMNIWWSLPLTIIVFYLSRKLAARYKLPILNPLLIGIAVIIPILLITHTPYEHYFAGSRILNDLLQPAVVALAIPLYQQLHQIRAQWKSLISICFIGSIAAMVSGTAIALWAGATPEIAASILPKSVTTPIAMAVADSIGGIPAISAACVIAVGILGAIFGHTLFKILRIPTHASRGLAMGTVSHAVGTARAAEVDYIEGAYSSLALMTCGIITSLTAPFIFPIILHLYS, encoded by the coding sequence ATGTTAATGAATATTTGGTGGTCACTTCCTTTAACCATAATTGTCTTTTATTTATCACGTAAACTTGCTGCTCGTTATAAATTGCCTATATTGAACCCCTTGCTTATAGGTATTGCGGTTATTATTCCTATTTTATTAATCACTCATACACCTTATGAGCATTATTTTGCCGGTAGTCGTATTTTAAATGACTTATTGCAACCGGCTGTGGTTGCCTTAGCCATTCCACTTTATCAGCAATTACACCAAATTCGCGCACAGTGGAAATCGCTGATCAGTATTTGCTTTATCGGTAGTATTGCCGCAATGGTCAGTGGTACTGCGATTGCCTTATGGGCAGGAGCAACACCCGAAATTGCTGCATCAATTTTACCTAAATCAGTGACAACACCTATCGCAATGGCTGTCGCAGATTCCATCGGTGGTATTCCTGCAATCAGTGCTGCATGTGTTATTGCAGTAGGTATTTTAGGTGCCATTTTTGGTCACACACTCTTTAAAATACTGCGTATTCCTACTCACGCATCTCGTGGTTTAGCAATGGGAACCGTTTCTCACGCAGTGGGAACAGCAAGAGCGGCTGAAGTCGATTATATTGAAGGTGCTTATAGCTCACTGGCATTAATGACCTGTGGGATTATTACTTCCCTTACAGCGCCATTTATCTTCCCTATTATTTTGCATCTTTATAGTTGA
- the apbC gene encoding iron-sulfur cluster carrier protein ApbC, protein MSDKSPEQTTPEILNEKVSGVLSTFEHPTLKRNLLSLKALHQCAMIDDVLHIELVMPFVWKKPFQVLIEEKTAELRNITGAKAIEWKLKHNISTLRRANDLPGVNGVRNILAVSSGKGGVGKSSTAVNLALALAQEGAKVGILDADIYGPSIPNMLGTTMERPTSPDGQHMAPIMAYGLASNSIGYLVTDDNAMVWRGPMASKALMQMLQDTLWPDLDYLVIDMPPGTGDIQLTLSQNIPVTAAVVVTTPQDIALVDAMKGIVMFKKVNVPVLGIIENMSAHICSNCGHLEPIFGTGGAAKLAEKYHCQLLGQVPLHISLREDLDRGQPTVMRDPEGEFADIYREIASTVSAQMYWDGDAIPTEISFRAV, encoded by the coding sequence ATGAGTGATAAATCCCCCGAGCAGACCACCCCTGAGATTCTGAACGAAAAAGTTTCAGGTGTCTTGTCTACTTTTGAACACCCGACATTGAAGCGTAATCTGCTTTCTCTAAAAGCATTACATCAATGTGCGATGATTGACGATGTTCTTCATATCGAGTTAGTGATGCCATTTGTTTGGAAAAAACCTTTCCAAGTCCTAATCGAAGAAAAAACAGCTGAACTTCGCAACATCACTGGTGCAAAAGCCATTGAATGGAAACTCAAGCACAATATTTCAACCTTACGCCGTGCAAATGATCTACCAGGCGTTAATGGTGTGCGTAATATTCTTGCTGTGAGCTCTGGTAAAGGTGGCGTTGGTAAATCAAGTACAGCAGTTAACCTTGCATTAGCTCTTGCACAAGAAGGCGCTAAAGTAGGTATTCTTGATGCTGATATTTATGGGCCATCTATTCCGAATATGTTGGGTACCACAATGGAGCGTCCAACGTCTCCTGATGGACAACATATGGCACCGATTATGGCTTATGGTTTAGCATCTAACTCTATCGGTTATTTAGTTACAGATGATAATGCAATGGTATGGCGTGGTCCTATGGCGAGCAAAGCATTAATGCAAATGCTCCAAGATACGCTGTGGCCTGATTTGGATTATCTCGTTATCGATATGCCGCCGGGAACAGGTGATATCCAATTAACCTTATCTCAAAATATCCCTGTAACCGCTGCGGTTGTGGTAACAACACCACAAGATATCGCGCTGGTGGATGCAATGAAAGGGATCGTCATGTTTAAGAAAGTCAATGTACCTGTATTAGGTATTATTGAAAACATGAGCGCACATATTTGTAGTAACTGTGGTCACCTTGAACCTATCTTTGGTACTGGTGGTGCGGCGAAATTGGCAGAGAAATATCATTGCCAATTATTAGGTCAAGTTCCTCTTCATATCTCTTTACGTGAAGACTTAGACCGTGGGCAACCAACAGTGATGCGTGATCCTGAAGGCGAGTTTGCTGATATTTATCGCGAAATCGCGTCAACAGTGTCTGCTCAAATGTATTGGGATGGCGATGCAATCCCAACGGAAATTTCTTTCCGCGCAGTGTAA
- a CDS encoding CidA/LrgA family protein, with protein MKSKRARLQITLWHYLRSFLVLYLCLFAGNLISALLPFAVPGSIVGLLILFGLLAFQLIPLRWVKPGANILLKNMTLLFIPIGVAVMNYYDLLSQQLFPIVLASVVSTFGVMALVAYCSHYVHRERIIVGAKPDIVEDVVEKTQQKDDDTALSEKKKC; from the coding sequence ATGAAATCTAAACGGGCACGATTGCAGATTACACTTTGGCATTATCTACGATCTTTTTTGGTACTTTATCTTTGTCTCTTTGCGGGTAATCTTATTTCAGCCCTTCTACCCTTCGCGGTTCCAGGCAGCATTGTTGGCTTACTTATTCTCTTCGGTTTACTTGCTTTCCAGCTTATCCCTTTGCGCTGGGTTAAACCGGGTGCCAATATCCTCTTAAAAAATATGACATTACTCTTTATTCCTATCGGAGTGGCAGTAATGAATTATTATGACTTATTAAGTCAGCAACTTTTCCCTATTGTTTTAGCAAGTGTGGTAAGTACCTTTGGTGTTATGGCATTAGTCGCTTATTGCTCACACTATGTTCACCGTGAGCGCATTATCGTGGGTGCAAAACCTGACATAGTTGAGGACGTTGTAGAAAAAACGCAACAGAAAGACGACGATACAGCGTTAAGTGAGAAGAAAAAATGTTAA
- the metG gene encoding methionine--tRNA ligase, whose amino-acid sequence MSHVANKLLVTCALPYANGSIHLGHILEHIQADIWVRYQRMRGKEVHFICADDAHGTPIMLKAQQLGITPEAMIEEMSKEHQQDFAGFNISYDNYHSTHSEESRQLSTKIYLALKKNGHIKSKTISQLYDEEKGMFLPDRFVKGTCPKCKAPDQYGDNCEVCGSTYSPTELINPRSVVSGSTPVMRETEHYFFDLPAFSNMLQEWIRSGALQEQVANKMQEWFDSGLQQWDITRDAPYFGFEIPDAPGKYFYVWLDAPIGYMSSFLNLCEKRGDLSFDEFWNKDSKADLYHFIGKDIVYFHSLFWPAMLEGSEYRKPTNLFVHGYVTVNGAKMSKSRGTFITARAYLDHFDADCLRYYYAAKLSSRIDDIDLNLEDFVQRVNSDIVNKVVNLASRTAGFISKRFDGKLADSLDDAKLYQHFVDMKETIAQSFENREFGKAVREIMALADEANRYIDEKAPWVVAKQEGQDAQLQAICTMGINLFRVLMTYLKPVLPSLTERSEAFLQTELTWDALAQPLLGTEITKFKALFNRIEMDKANAMVEASKSTIAPVKEVTGPLADSPIQETIKFDDFAKIDMRIAEIKQADFVEGSDKLLKLILDLGGETRQVFSGIRTAYPDPKVLEGRLTVMVANLAPRKMRFGISEGMVMAAGPGDKDIFLLSPDSGAKPGQQVK is encoded by the coding sequence ATGTCTCACGTCGCGAATAAATTATTGGTAACCTGCGCGTTACCTTATGCTAACGGTTCAATTCATCTCGGTCATATCCTTGAGCACATTCAGGCTGATATCTGGGTCCGTTATCAACGAATGCGCGGCAAAGAAGTTCATTTCATCTGCGCTGATGACGCCCACGGCACGCCAATTATGCTGAAAGCTCAACAACTGGGTATTACACCAGAAGCCATGATTGAAGAAATGAGCAAAGAGCATCAGCAGGATTTTGCTGGCTTTAATATCAGTTACGACAATTATCACTCTACACACAGTGAAGAGAGTCGCCAATTATCGACTAAAATTTATCTTGCACTGAAAAAAAATGGTCACATCAAAAGCAAAACTATTTCTCAGCTTTATGATGAAGAAAAAGGCATGTTTTTGCCTGACCGCTTTGTAAAAGGCACTTGCCCTAAATGTAAAGCGCCAGACCAATATGGTGATAACTGTGAAGTTTGTGGCTCTACTTACAGCCCAACCGAATTAATCAACCCACGCTCTGTTGTATCAGGTTCAACGCCTGTTATGCGTGAAACTGAGCACTATTTCTTCGACTTACCTGCATTTAGCAATATGTTACAAGAGTGGATACGCTCTGGCGCTCTGCAAGAGCAAGTTGCAAATAAAATGCAAGAGTGGTTCGACAGCGGTTTACAACAGTGGGATATCACTCGTGACGCACCTTATTTTGGATTTGAAATCCCAGATGCACCGGGTAAATATTTCTATGTATGGCTAGATGCACCAATCGGCTACATGAGTTCTTTCTTAAACTTATGTGAAAAACGTGGTGATTTAAGTTTTGATGAGTTTTGGAATAAAGACAGCAAAGCAGACCTTTATCACTTTATTGGTAAAGATATCGTCTATTTCCACAGCTTATTCTGGCCAGCCATGTTAGAAGGCAGCGAATACCGCAAGCCAACCAACCTGTTTGTTCACGGTTATGTCACTGTAAATGGCGCGAAGATGTCAAAATCTCGTGGCACCTTTATTACAGCGCGTGCTTATCTTGATCATTTTGATGCAGATTGCCTACGCTATTACTATGCAGCAAAACTTTCCTCACGCATTGATGATATTGACCTAAACTTAGAAGACTTTGTTCAACGTGTTAACAGCGATATTGTTAATAAAGTCGTTAACCTTGCATCACGTACAGCAGGTTTTATCAGCAAGCGTTTTGATGGCAAATTAGCAGATTCTTTAGATGATGCTAAGCTTTATCAACACTTTGTTGATATGAAAGAAACTATCGCACAGTCATTTGAAAATCGTGAATTTGGTAAAGCAGTTCGTGAAATCATGGCATTAGCGGATGAAGCCAACCGCTATATTGATGAAAAAGCGCCGTGGGTTGTAGCAAAACAAGAAGGTCAAGATGCACAGCTACAAGCTATCTGTACAATGGGTATTAACTTATTCCGCGTACTGATGACATATCTGAAACCTGTTTTACCTTCATTAACAGAACGTTCAGAAGCCTTTTTGCAAACCGAATTAACATGGGATGCGCTTGCACAACCACTTTTAGGTACAGAAATCACCAAATTCAAAGCACTGTTTAACCGTATTGAAATGGATAAAGCCAATGCAATGGTTGAAGCATCTAAAAGCACCATTGCACCTGTAAAAGAAGTCACAGGACCATTAGCAGATTCACCAATTCAAGAAACGATTAAGTTTGATGATTTTGCGAAAATCGATATGCGTATCGCTGAAATTAAACAAGCTGATTTTGTTGAAGGATCAGATAAGTTACTGAAGCTAATTTTGGACTTAGGTGGTGAGACTCGCCAAGTCTTTTCTGGCATTCGTACAGCATACCCAGATCCGAAAGTGTTGGAAGGTCGTTTAACGGTAATGGTGGCAAACTTAGCACCTCGTAAAATGCGTTTTGGTATTTCAGAAGGCATGGTAATGGCGGCAGGACCTGGCGATAAAGATATCTTCTTACTTAGCCCAGATTCTGGTGCAAAACCGGGTCAGCAAGTGAAATAA
- a CDS encoding NAD-dependent malic enzyme, whose product MELEHESKRPLYIPYAGPILLEFPLLNKGSAFSDEERSTFNLHGLLPEAVETIEEQVERAYRQYLDFKNDNDKHIYLRNIQDTNETLFYRLLESHLTEMMPIIYTPTVGEACEHFSDIYRRARGLFISYPNRANIDDMLQNATKQNVKVIVVTDGERILGLGDQGIGGMGIPIGKLSLYTACGGISPAYTLPVVLDVGTNNPQRLNDPLYMGWRHPRITGDEYNEFVDEFIQAVKRRWPNVLLQFEDFAQKNAMPLLNRYRDELCCFNDDIQGTASVTLGSLIAASRAAGRQLKDQTVTFLGAGSAGCGIAEQIIAQMKSEGLSDEQARERIFMVDRFGLLTDKLPNLLDFQSKLIQKSETIADWQTESDAISLLEVVKNAKPTILIGVSGQAGLFTEEIIREMHKHCERPIVMPLSNPTSRVEARPEDIINWTDGQALVATGSPFAPVKYKDKEYPIAQCNNSYIFPGIGLGVIACGAKRVTDAMLMVASRALADCSPMAKEGDGSLLPLLSDIQQVSRYIAKQVAKEAQVQGVATVTSDSALEEAIERNYWSPEYRIYKRTSF is encoded by the coding sequence ATGGAACTGGAACACGAAAGTAAACGCCCTCTCTACATCCCGTATGCAGGCCCAATCCTGCTTGAATTTCCCCTGTTAAATAAAGGTAGTGCTTTTAGCGATGAAGAACGCAGTACCTTTAACTTACATGGTTTACTGCCTGAAGCAGTAGAAACCATTGAAGAGCAGGTTGAACGCGCTTATCGCCAATATCTTGATTTCAAAAACGATAACGATAAACATATTTACCTAAGAAATATTCAAGACACTAACGAAACTCTATTTTACCGTTTATTAGAATCTCACCTCACTGAAATGATGCCAATCATTTACACACCAACAGTGGGTGAAGCCTGTGAACATTTCTCCGATATTTATCGTCGCGCTCGCGGTTTATTTATCTCTTACCCTAACCGCGCCAATATCGACGATATGCTACAAAATGCCACTAAACAAAACGTAAAAGTGATTGTTGTGACTGATGGCGAACGTATTCTTGGTTTAGGTGACCAAGGTATCGGTGGTATGGGTATTCCTATCGGTAAACTCTCTTTATATACCGCGTGTGGTGGTATTAGCCCAGCTTACACCCTGCCTGTTGTGCTGGATGTGGGAACGAATAATCCACAACGCTTAAACGATCCACTGTATATGGGATGGCGTCATCCTCGTATTACAGGTGATGAATATAACGAGTTTGTCGATGAGTTTATCCAAGCTGTTAAACGTCGCTGGCCAAATGTTTTACTACAATTTGAAGATTTCGCACAAAAAAATGCGATGCCTTTATTAAATCGTTATCGTGATGAATTATGTTGCTTTAATGATGATATTCAAGGCACAGCGTCGGTCACTTTAGGTAGTCTAATTGCAGCAAGTCGTGCTGCGGGTCGCCAATTAAAAGACCAAACTGTCACTTTCTTAGGCGCAGGTTCTGCGGGTTGTGGTATTGCCGAGCAAATCATCGCCCAAATGAAATCTGAAGGTTTAAGTGATGAGCAAGCGCGTGAACGTATCTTTATGGTTGACCGTTTCGGCTTATTAACGGACAAACTGCCAAATTTACTTGATTTCCAAAGCAAACTTATCCAAAAAAGCGAAACTATTGCTGATTGGCAAACCGAAAGCGATGCGATTTCACTGTTAGAAGTGGTTAAGAATGCAAAACCAACTATTTTGATTGGTGTTTCAGGACAAGCTGGCTTATTCACTGAAGAAATTATTCGTGAAATGCACAAACACTGTGAACGCCCTATCGTAATGCCATTATCTAACCCAACGTCTCGTGTAGAGGCGCGTCCTGAAGATATTATCAACTGGACTGATGGACAAGCATTAGTGGCAACAGGCAGCCCATTTGCACCAGTTAAATACAAAGATAAAGAATATCCAATTGCACAGTGCAACAACTCTTATATCTTCCCAGGTATTGGATTAGGTGTTATCGCATGTGGTGCCAAACGTGTTACTGATGCCATGCTGATGGTGGCAAGTCGCGCATTAGCAGATTGCTCACCAATGGCAAAAGAGGGTGATGGCTCTCTATTACCTTTACTGTCTGATATTCAACAGGTTTCTCGCTATATCGCAAAACAAGTTGCAAAAGAAGCACAAGTACAAGGTGTTGCTACTGTGACTTCTGATTCAGCATTAGAAGAAGCAATTGAACGTAACTATTGGTCACCAGAGTACCGTATTTACAAAAGAACCTCGTTCTAA
- the sanA gene encoding outer membrane permeability protein SanA encodes MLKRLIYLFLTLFILLAVTLIACDRWIGWKTNPYIFEDVDTLPAKKVGMVLGTSKYYTSGYINQFYQYRIQGAVNAYNSGKIQYLLLSGDNAKHSYNEPNTMRKDLIKAGIPASRIVMDFAGFRTLDSVVRTKEVFGTDGFTIITQRFHCERAVFIALEKGIDAQCFAVASPKSMFKVRVREVFARAGAMIDVYILNREPRFLGPPETIPAIQSIPEGIKGYPAVSPEEVESLPLNENNHEKS; translated from the coding sequence ATGCTAAAACGCCTCATTTATCTTTTTCTTACACTTTTTATTCTACTTGCAGTCACCTTGATTGCCTGCGATCGCTGGATCGGGTGGAAAACCAATCCCTATATATTTGAAGACGTGGATACATTACCTGCTAAAAAAGTGGGCATGGTGTTAGGCACATCAAAGTACTATACCAGCGGTTATATAAATCAGTTTTATCAATATCGCATCCAAGGCGCTGTAAATGCTTATAATAGTGGCAAAATTCAGTATTTATTGCTCAGCGGCGATAATGCAAAACATAGTTATAATGAGCCAAATACGATGCGTAAGGATCTCATTAAAGCGGGCATTCCTGCCTCTCGTATTGTGATGGATTTTGCAGGCTTCAGAACACTTGATTCAGTAGTACGAACAAAAGAGGTATTTGGTACAGATGGATTTACCATTATTACTCAGCGTTTTCACTGTGAGCGAGCTGTTTTTATCGCATTAGAAAAAGGAATTGATGCGCAGTGCTTTGCGGTTGCATCGCCTAAAAGCATGTTTAAAGTACGTGTACGTGAAGTATTTGCCAGAGCAGGTGCAATGATTGATGTTTATATTCTAAACCGCGAACCGCGCTTTTTAGGGCCGCCAGAAACGATCCCCGCAATACAATCTATTCCTGAAGGCATTAAAGGTTATCCTGCAGTTTCACCAGAGGAAGTCGAATCACTTCCTCTAAATGAAAATAATCATGAAAAAAGCTAA
- the yeiB gene encoding DUF418 domain-containing protein YeiB, with protein MNESSHQRIEALDALRGMAILGILLLNISGFALLRVASFNPLHSGEASFGDRITWMALNLFAQGKFLFIFALLFGGTLYLLLYKGTRFNLSRLVVLALIGVIHTLFIWEGDILFPYSMCGLFVFVFIKSIATKHQFILGAILYFCGALILGALFYYYRDFIDTVWYSTPYSQLSESDWKTGPYLNSVYYRLNELSLFVFNLVRQYSWFLFGAMLMGSALMASGWLQQKFSRAHYGHVALYFLTISLSLQTVIVLVDYYLDWDYRWAAIFAQPLTMLIQVMQSLGYIALFYWSWNIIQHSYFAYALRCVGKMALTTYLMQSVIGIYLFQRMGLFNQFTLPELMPFVAVIWAINITFAVIWLRYFPQGPIEWIWRKSASKLAQFF; from the coding sequence ATGAATGAATCGTCTCATCAACGTATTGAAGCCCTCGATGCGTTGAGAGGAATGGCGATCCTTGGCATTTTATTGCTCAATATTTCAGGTTTTGCATTATTAAGAGTGGCTTCATTTAATCCATTACATTCGGGAGAAGCCTCTTTTGGTGATCGTATAACATGGATGGCATTAAATTTGTTTGCTCAAGGAAAATTCCTCTTTATTTTTGCGCTGTTATTTGGTGGTACGCTTTATCTCCTTTTGTATAAAGGAACTCGTTTTAATTTATCGCGATTAGTTGTACTGGCATTAATTGGTGTTATTCACACATTATTTATTTGGGAAGGGGATATTTTATTTCCATATAGTATGTGTGGTTTATTTGTTTTTGTGTTTATCAAATCAATCGCAACAAAGCACCAATTTATATTGGGAGCGATACTCTATTTTTGTGGTGCACTGATTTTAGGTGCGCTGTTTTACTATTATCGTGATTTTATTGATACCGTTTGGTATAGCACGCCATACTCTCAATTGTCTGAATCAGATTGGAAAACAGGGCCTTATTTAAATAGTGTTTATTATCGTTTGAATGAACTAAGTCTTTTTGTCTTTAATCTAGTACGTCAATATAGTTGGTTTTTGTTTGGTGCGATGTTGATGGGTTCTGCATTAATGGCATCAGGGTGGTTGCAGCAGAAATTTAGTCGCGCTCATTATGGTCATGTGGCACTTTATTTCCTCACAATTAGTTTAAGCTTACAAACGGTTATTGTGCTGGTGGATTATTACCTTGATTGGGATTACCGCTGGGCGGCTATTTTTGCACAACCTTTAACTATGTTGATCCAAGTGATGCAAAGTTTGGGGTATATTGCGCTGTTTTATTGGAGCTGGAATATTATTCAGCACTCTTATTTTGCCTATGCTTTACGTTGTGTTGGCAAAATGGCGTTAACAACCTATTTAATGCAAAGTGTTATCGGTATTTATTTATTTCAGCGTATGGGGCTATTTAATCAATTTACTCTACCTGAACTGATGCCTTTTGTTGCCGTCATTTGGGCAATCAATATTACTTTTGCTGTGATTTGGTTACGTTATTTTCCACAAGGGCCAATAGAGTGGATTTGGCGTAAATCAGCCTCGAAATTAGCACAATTCTTTTAG
- the folE gene encoding GTP cyclohydrolase I FolE: MSSLSKEAQWVHAALVERGLETPLREPKLSPSESKQQIEHHMTEVMKLLNLDLSDDSLAETPRRIAKMYVDEIFSGLDYHNFPKITLIENKMQVDEMVTVRDITLTSTCEHHFVTIDGKAIVAYIPKDKVIGLSKINRIVQFFAQRPQVQERLTQQILIALQTLLGTKNVAVSIDAVHYCVKARGIRDATSATTTTSLGGLFKSSQNTRQEFLRAVRHL; encoded by the coding sequence ATGTCATCATTAAGTAAAGAGGCGCAATGGGTGCACGCTGCGTTAGTTGAACGCGGTTTGGAAACGCCTCTTCGTGAACCGAAACTCTCTCCAAGTGAGAGCAAACAGCAAATTGAACATCATATGACAGAAGTGATGAAGCTGTTAAATCTAGATTTAAGCGACGATAGTTTAGCTGAAACTCCTCGTCGTATCGCTAAAATGTATGTTGATGAAATTTTCTCAGGGCTGGATTACCACAACTTCCCAAAAATCACACTAATCGAAAATAAAATGCAAGTTGATGAAATGGTGACAGTACGAGATATCACATTAACAAGTACTTGCGAACACCACTTTGTCACCATTGATGGTAAAGCCATTGTGGCTTATATCCCGAAAGATAAAGTGATTGGGTTATCTAAAATTAATCGAATTGTGCAATTCTTTGCTCAGCGTCCTCAAGTTCAAGAGCGCTTAACACAGCAAATCCTTATCGCATTACAAACGTTACTAGGCACAAAAAATGTGGCTGTTTCTATTGATGCGGTTCACTATTGTGTTAAAGCTCGTGGTATTCGTGATGCAACTAGTGCAACAACAACAACTTCATTAGGCGGGTTATTTAAATCTAGTCAAAATACGCGTCAGGAGTTTCTGCGCGCTGTTCGTCATCTTTGA